From one Sulfurimonas sp. HSL-3221 genomic stretch:
- a CDS encoding iron-sulfur cluster assembly scaffold protein, producing the protein MELSDEIIEHMMAPKNYGKLDDPGGVGIGYDERSGEYVILYLGKDTAAVNEIAFATNGCQDTVVLGSVFTEMVKGAGIDEATTIMHKMEEKVADAPEKQRACSELVLTAFNAALQNLAHRTQGGEEELHRLPIASSCATEETK; encoded by the coding sequence ATGGAACTGAGCGACGAGATCATCGAACATATGATGGCGCCGAAAAACTACGGCAAACTGGATGACCCGGGCGGGGTCGGCATAGGCTACGACGAGCGAAGCGGCGAGTATGTCATCCTCTACCTGGGCAAAGACACCGCTGCGGTCAACGAGATCGCCTTTGCGACCAACGGCTGTCAGGACACGGTCGTGCTCGGTTCCGTCTTTACCGAAATGGTCAAAGGCGCGGGCATCGACGAAGCCACGACTATTATGCACAAGATGGAGGAGAAGGTCGCCGACGCCCCCGAAAAGCAGCGGGCCTGCTCGGAGCTCGTCCTGACGGCCTTCAATGCCGCCCTGCAGAACCTGGCACACCGGACGCAGGGCGGGGAGGAGGAGCTGCACCGGCTCCCGATCGCCAGCAGCTGCGCCACGGAGGAGACGAAGTGA
- a CDS encoding iron-binding protein, translating into MTPDVFKHKHALWLNILFTSFMLEDDAVKSELYDHAQIAFRHMRWIARALAEKGTAYTYDRDVDLGQPANNSEALQALIGTVKATMAFYPDSALSARMITDDEYLIARLEALRCRPGADAPVTAFDRHRTLPGKSLDQPQTDALTLFLFEESYKEYELILIYAYMQNESGNLLERDIYQDLIDESQFHLKSFGNMMAQMGILALPRPLDERTYKINDLDAFIRNGIAEEENAKEQCRSLAEAVRDEELSAFFDFINFQESYHIELMKKLLAQVSPK; encoded by the coding sequence GTGACACCGGACGTTTTCAAACATAAACACGCCCTCTGGCTGAACATCCTCTTCACCTCCTTCATGCTCGAAGACGACGCGGTAAAGTCCGAGCTCTACGACCATGCCCAGATCGCCTTCCGGCATATGCGCTGGATCGCGCGCGCCCTGGCGGAAAAGGGAACCGCATACACCTATGACCGCGACGTCGACCTCGGCCAGCCCGCCAACAATTCCGAAGCCCTACAGGCACTCATCGGCACCGTCAAGGCCACCATGGCCTTCTATCCTGATTCGGCGCTCTCGGCGCGGATGATCACCGACGACGAATACCTCATCGCAAGGCTGGAGGCCCTGCGCTGCCGCCCCGGAGCCGATGCCCCCGTCACCGCCTTCGACCGCCACCGCACCCTGCCGGGAAAATCCCTCGACCAACCCCAGACCGACGCGCTGACCCTCTTTTTGTTCGAGGAGTCCTACAAAGAGTACGAGCTGATCCTCATCTACGCCTATATGCAGAACGAAAGCGGCAACCTGCTCGAGCGAGACATCTACCAGGACCTGATCGACGAGTCGCAGTTCCACTTGAAGTCCTTCGGGAACATGATGGCGCAGATGGGGATCCTCGCCCTGCCCCGTCCCCTGGATGAACGGACCTACAAGATCAACGATCTCGATGCCTTTATCCGCAACGGCATCGCCGAGGAGGAGAATGCCAAAGAGCAGTGCCGCTCCCTCGCCGAAGCGGTCAGGGATGAGGAGCTCTCCGCCTTTTTCGACTTCATCAACTTCCAGGAGAGCTACCACATCGAACTGATGAAAAAACTGCTGGCTCAGGTATCGCCGAAATAG